A window from Piliocolobus tephrosceles isolate RC106 chromosome 11, ASM277652v3, whole genome shotgun sequence encodes these proteins:
- the LOC113224972 gene encoding small ubiquitin-related modifier 2: MADEKPKEGVKTENNDHINLKVAGQDGSVVQFKIKRHTPLSKLMKAYCERQGLSMRQIRFRFDGQPINETDTPAQLEMEDEDTIDVFQQQTGGVY, encoded by the coding sequence ATGGCCGACGAAAAGCCCAAGGAAGGAGTCAAGACTGAGAACAACGATCATATTAATTTGAAGGTGGCGGGGCAGGATGGTTCTGTGGTGCAGTTTAAGATTAAGAGGCATACACCACTTAGTAAACTAATGAAAGCCTATTGTGAACGACAGGGGTTGTCAATGAGGCAGATCAGATTCCGATTCGACGGGCAACCAATCAATGAAACAGACACACCTGCACAGTTGGAAATGGAGGATGAAGATACAATTGATGTGTTCCAACAGCAGACGGGAGGCGTCTACTGA